The following coding sequences are from one Neurospora crassa OR74A linkage group I, whole genome shotgun sequence window:
- a CDS encoding serine protease p2: MRGLLALSLAACAAAAPAVSHESIHGDAAPILSSSNAEVVPNSYIIKFKKHVTDDKISDHHTWIQKIHSSRMDLKKRSQIPMVDDVFRGLKHTYKIGQDFMGYSGHFDEDTIEAVRRHPDVEYIERDSIVHTMSVSEDVDSEGKCDSDIEKSAPWGLARISHRDTLSFATFNKYLYAAEGGEGVDAYVIDTGTNVEHVDFEGRAKWGKTIPNGDADVDGNGHGTHCSGTIAGKKYGVAKKASVYAVKVLRSNGSGTMADVVAGVEWAAKSHLEQVKAAKDGKRKGFKGSVANMSLGGGKTQALDDTVNAAVSVGIHFAVAAGNDNADACNYSPAAAAKAVTVGASAIDDSRAYFSNYGKCTDIFAPGLSILSTWIGSKYATNTISGTSMASPHICGLLAYYLSLQPSSDSEYSLATISPEKMKANLLKIATVGALSDMPRDTPNLLAWNGGGCSNYSAIVDAGSYKATPKAQSDKISSVSELEKAIEHDYEVISGKVVKGVSSLSDKAEKLSEKIHDMVEEELKEFLEEIAH, encoded by the exons ATGAGAGGCCTTCTCGCTCTATCGCTAGCAGCCTGTGCTGCGGCGGCCCCAGCAGTCAGCCATGAGTCGATCCATGGCGATGCTGCACCCATTCTTTCGTCCTCCAACGCCGAGGTCGTTCCCAACTCGTACATCATCAAGTTCAAGAAGCACGTCACCGACGACAAGATCTCGGACCATCACACATGGATCCAGAAGATCCACTCCTCCCGCATGGATCTGAAGAAGCGTAGCCAGATCCCCATGGTCGACGACGTCTTCCGCGGGCTCAAGCACACATACAAGATCGGCCAGGACTTCATGGGCTACTCGGGCCACTTCGACGAGGACACCATTGAGGCTGTCCGCAGGCACCCCGAT GTCGAGTACATCGAGCGTGATAGCATCGTCCACACCATGAGCGTCTCGGAAGATGTTGATTCCGAGGGCAAGTGCGACAGCGACATCGAGAAGTCCGCTCCCTGGGGCTTGGCTCGTATCTCGCATCGTGATACCCTGAGCTTCGCTACCTTCAacaagtacctctatgccGCTGAGGGTGGCGAGGGTGTTGATGCCTATGTCATCGACACCGGTACCAACGTCGAACACGTTGACTTCGAAGGCCGTGCCAAGTGGGGCAAGACCATCCCCAACGGCGACGCTGACGTGGACGGAAATGGTCATGGTACTCACTGCTCTGGTACCATCGCTGGAAAGAAGTATGGTGTTGCCAAGAAGGCCAGCGTCTATGCCGTCAAGGTCCTCCGCTCTAACGGCTCTGGTACCATGGCTGATGTCGTTGCCGGTGTTGAGTGGGCTGCCAAGTCCCATCTCGAGCAGGTCAAGGCTGCCAAGGACGGCAAGCGCAAGGGTTTCAAGGGCTCCGTCGCCAACATGTCCCTTGGTGGTGGCAAGACCCAGGCTCTTGATGACACTGTCAACGCTGCTGTCTCTGTCGGCATTCACTTCGCCGTCGCTGCTGGCAACGACAACGCCGATGCTTGCAACTactctcctgctgctgccgccaagGCCGTTACCGTCGGTGCCAGCGCCATTGATGACAGCCGTGCCTACTTCTCCAACTATGGCAAGTGCACTGACATCTTCGCTCCTGGTCTCAGCATTCTCTCCACCTGGATCGGCAGCAAGTATGCCACCAACACCATTTCTGGCACTTCCATGGCCTCTCCCCACATTTGCGGCCTTCTCGCCTACTACCTTTCTCTCCAGCCTTCCAGCGACTCTGAGTACTCTCTCGCTACCATCTCCCccgagaagatgaaggccAACCTTCTCAAGATTGCCACTGTTGGTGCCCTCAGCGACATGCCCCGTGACACCCCCAACCTCCTCGCCTGGAACGGTGGTGGTTGCAGCAACTACTCTGCCATTGTCGATGCTGGCAGCTACAAGGCCACCCCCAAGGCCCAGTCTGACAAGATCTCTTCCGTCTCTGAGCTTGAGAAGGCTATTGAGCACGACTACGAGGTCATCTCCGGCAAGGTCGTCAAGGGCGTCTCTTCGCTCTCCGACAAGGCTGAGAAGCTCTCGGAGAAGATCCACGACatggttgaggaggagctcaaggagTTCCTCGAGGAGATCGCTCACTAA